A genomic region of uncultured Treponema sp. contains the following coding sequences:
- a CDS encoding DUF3943 domain-containing protein has translation MKLKKIVLAFCSFVFAFNVFAQNAESSENSDASLDFSSETVEFDSKKHYFVAAGGMLLTNIVIGSWNRFGPARASWAQVYWDDIKEPWNRKIKFDRDWYWTNFVLHPYQGGLYYLAARNSNLNWFESLLISAAGSFMWEYFFETNSPSTNDLTYTPIGGFATGEMVYRLGLEANAKGHKILGYVANPLRLYTDPILKRAPQGPSGLLQSFSLKTGFGLAFANTWLKSPYDNCSEFFPAYGSVGLDFVYDDPYGHDSNTPYSQFELSMQGSAGLGSGEGADSTEEKIMYSINIFSNGMLLARNPDFGENRDTTVGLVLEYDFMWHSFMEFSSLAPGFAIKQRINTENGAFVWQSHLAGIIMGTADYYYLRRGVFPKPDYVSCDYGYTTGAEIVEKIAYNAHSGFVFDWTVHGYAMYKYKAQKQDCDDTGWEYFAFSQASVEFPVSKKVSLGLSDDFYIKYADYDNVENVFSVLNAVNFYARFKLM, from the coding sequence ATGAAGTTAAAAAAAATAGTTCTAGCATTTTGTTCTTTTGTTTTTGCATTTAATGTTTTTGCGCAGAACGCTGAAAGTTCAGAAAATTCAGATGCTTCCTTGGATTTTTCAAGTGAAACTGTCGAGTTTGATTCAAAAAAGCACTATTTTGTTGCGGCTGGCGGAATGCTGCTTACAAACATTGTGATTGGCTCATGGAATCGTTTTGGTCCCGCAAGAGCTAGCTGGGCTCAAGTTTACTGGGACGACATAAAAGAGCCTTGGAATAGAAAAATAAAGTTTGACCGCGACTGGTACTGGACGAATTTTGTTCTGCATCCTTATCAGGGCGGGCTTTACTATCTTGCCGCGAGAAATTCAAATTTGAACTGGTTTGAGTCTTTGCTTATTTCTGCGGCTGGTTCTTTTATGTGGGAATACTTTTTTGAAACAAATTCTCCTTCAACAAATGACCTTACGTATACTCCAATCGGCGGTTTTGCTACAGGGGAAATGGTTTACAGGCTTGGTCTTGAAGCAAATGCAAAAGGGCACAAAATTCTTGGCTATGTTGCGAATCCGTTGAGGCTTTATACAGATCCGATTTTGAAACGAGCACCGCAAGGACCGAGCGGACTTTTGCAGAGTTTTTCTTTAAAAACAGGATTCGGACTTGCTTTTGCAAATACTTGGTTAAAATCTCCTTATGACAATTGCTCTGAATTTTTCCCGGCTTATGGTTCCGTTGGACTTGATTTCGTGTATGACGATCCTTATGGACACGACTCAAATACTCCGTACAGCCAGTTTGAGCTTTCAATGCAAGGCTCGGCAGGTCTTGGCTCTGGAGAAGGCGCGGATTCTACGGAAGAAAAAATCATGTACAGCATAAATATTTTCAGCAATGGAATGCTTCTTGCTAGAAATCCTGACTTTGGAGAAAACCGCGATACGACTGTCGGCCTTGTCCTTGAATATGATTTTATGTGGCATTCATTCATGGAATTTTCTTCACTTGCGCCTGGATTCGCCATAAAGCAGAGAATCAACACGGAAAACGGAGCTTTTGTCTGGCAGTCTCATTTGGCAGGAATTATAATGGGAACAGCTGATTATTATTATTTGCGCCGTGGAGTTTTTCCTAAGCCTGATTACGTTTCCTGCGATTACGGATATACAACTGGCGCTGAAATCGTTGAAAAGATTGCTTATAATGCGCATTCTGGCTTCGTCTTTGACTGGACTGTTCACGGATACGCAATGTACAAGTATAAAGCCCAAAAACAGGACTGCGATGACACTGGCTGGGAATATTTTGCATTTTCCCAAGCATCGGTTGAGTTTCCTGTTTCTAAAAAAGTTTCGTTGGGACTTTCCGACGATTTCTACATAAAATATGCTGACTACGACAATGTTGAAAATGTATTTTCAGTTTTGAACGCAGTCAACTTTTATGCAAGATTCAAATTGATGTGA
- the rpmE gene encoding 50S ribosomal protein L31, which translates to MKKGIHPDYKLTKITCVCGNVIETRSTVSDIHVEICSACHPFYTGKQKLVDTAGRIDRFNKRYGVKATETK; encoded by the coding sequence ATGAAAAAGGGAATCCACCCAGACTACAAACTTACAAAAATCACTTGTGTATGTGGCAATGTGATTGAAACTCGCTCAACAGTGTCAGATATTCATGTTGAAATTTGCTCTGCCTGCCATCCATTCTATACTGGAAAGCAGAAGCTTGTTGATACAGCTGGACGCATTGACCGCTTTAACAAGCGCTACGGTGTAAAAGCTACAGAGACAAAATAA
- a CDS encoding HAD family phosphatase — protein sequence MKKIEAFVFDMDGILLDTESICEKTWIKAGKEFGIQDEKAMELFKKCIGTNKNDTFNILKTSLGVDFEAQKFMEQTSVFFSEIEKSEGIALMTFAKQTLEYLKDKGYRLALASSTRGPVVKRQLENAGLLSFFESLSTGDQVSHSKPDPEIYKLACKSLKLPPEKCAAVEDSPNGIKSAKSAGLFTIMVPDRIEPDEELLKKVDFLCSNLSEIKLKF from the coding sequence ATGAAAAAAATAGAAGCATTTGTATTTGATATGGACGGAATTCTTCTTGACACGGAAAGCATCTGTGAAAAAACTTGGATAAAGGCAGGAAAAGAATTTGGAATTCAAGATGAAAAAGCCATGGAACTGTTCAAAAAATGCATCGGAACAAATAAAAACGACACATTCAACATTCTAAAAACTTCTCTCGGAGTTGATTTTGAAGCTCAAAAATTTATGGAGCAAACTTCAGTTTTTTTCTCGGAAATTGAAAAATCTGAAGGAATTGCGCTCATGACTTTTGCAAAACAAACACTCGAATATTTAAAAGACAAAGGCTACAGACTTGCACTTGCATCTTCAACTAGAGGTCCAGTTGTAAAAAGACAGCTAGAAAACGCAGGTTTGCTTTCATTTTTTGAATCATTGTCAACTGGAGACCAAGTTTCCCATTCAAAGCCAGATCCAGAAATATACAAACTCGCCTGCAAAAGTTTAAAGCTTCCGCCTGAAAAGTGCGCGGCGGTAGAAGACAGTCCAAACGGAATAAAAAGCGCAAAATCAGCAGGACTTTTTACAATCATGGTTCCAGACAGAATAGAACCAGATGAAGAGCTTCTAAAAAAAGTTGATTTTCTTTGCTCAAATTTAAGTGAAATCAAACTGAAATTTTAA
- a CDS encoding RsmD family RNA methyltransferase, which produces MSMEVIAGKMVFGGDCIAENSEKKIFIPYTIPGEKVEIEIEKDFKDYNIAKNLNIIEKSRYRTVPFCPYYGKCGGCNLQHIEPEFQRQLRVQTLKDAFLREGIEVPQIQIVSGADKGYRARFQLHDGGLMGKKSNEIIQIDQCPCATEEVNKYLKEIPFSERPKGRIHIFGSKNIASIPAGFDKIVVAEQSEKKQISAKGKNGKKQKKAKARYEGTFSESKSTCTVKLLDKSITFDALGFFQSNLEVLEKSIPLITGGISGKNVLDMYSGAGTFSVFLADSFENVILVEHNKSAVVYAEQNLAGKKHKSFGVSGDVWVKYHAETCIKECGNFDAVVIDPPRSGMEKSVQKWLQNSQIPQIRSLSCDPSTHARDAKALINSGYRLEELFLLDFYPQTGHIESLGYFEK; this is translated from the coding sequence ATGTCAATGGAAGTAATTGCAGGAAAAATGGTCTTTGGCGGAGACTGCATAGCGGAAAACAGCGAAAAGAAAATATTTATTCCATATACAATTCCCGGAGAAAAAGTCGAAATTGAAATTGAAAAAGATTTTAAAGACTACAACATTGCAAAAAATCTGAATATAATAGAAAAATCCAGATACAGAACTGTCCCCTTCTGCCCTTATTACGGAAAATGCGGAGGCTGCAACCTTCAGCACATAGAGCCAGAATTTCAAAGACAGCTGAGAGTTCAGACTTTAAAAGACGCTTTTTTACGTGAAGGAATTGAAGTTCCGCAAATCCAGATTGTTTCGGGTGCAGACAAAGGTTACAGAGCAAGATTCCAGCTGCACGACGGCGGACTCATGGGAAAAAAAAGCAATGAAATTATCCAAATTGACCAGTGTCCTTGCGCAACAGAAGAAGTAAACAAGTATTTAAAGGAAATTCCATTCAGCGAGCGTCCAAAAGGAAGAATTCATATTTTCGGAAGCAAAAACATAGCTTCAATTCCCGCCGGATTTGACAAAATCGTGGTTGCAGAACAGTCAGAAAAAAAACAAATTTCCGCAAAAGGCAAAAATGGAAAAAAGCAAAAAAAAGCAAAGGCACGCTACGAAGGAACATTTTCAGAATCAAAAAGCACCTGCACTGTAAAGCTTCTTGACAAAAGCATAACTTTTGACGCGCTGGGATTTTTTCAGTCCAACCTTGAAGTGCTAGAAAAATCAATTCCTCTTATAACGGGCGGAATTTCTGGAAAAAACGTGCTTGATATGTATTCCGGGGCTGGAACATTTTCTGTTTTTCTTGCTGATTCTTTTGAAAACGTAATTTTAGTGGAGCACAACAAAAGCGCGGTTGTTTACGCAGAACAAAATCTCGCCGGAAAAAAACACAAAAGCTTTGGCGTAAGCGGTGATGTCTGGGTAAAATATCATGCGGAAACTTGCATAAAAGAATGCGGAAATTTTGACGCGGTTGTGATTGATCCTCCAAGAAGCGGAATGGAAAAATCCGTGCAGAAGTGGCTTCAAAATTCTCAAATTCCGCAGATAAGAAGCCTTTCATGCGACCCTTCAACTCATGCGCGGGATGCAAAAGCTCTTATAAATTCAGGGTACAGATTGGAAGAACTGTTCCTTTTAGATTTTTATCCGCAAACGGGGCATATTGAAAGCCTTGGATATTTTGAAAAATGA